One Pseudobutyrivibrio xylanivorans genomic window, AGCAAGTTGCAGTAGATGAAAATTTCAAATCTCTTGTCACTGAGGTTCGTAATCATAGATTAGAAATAAAAGATAATGTAGCTCCTTCCGCCGAGCCTAGCGTAAATATAGCTGCAACAATCAAAGAATTTTGTGATAAAGATTTCTACGAAAATGATTACGAGCGTACCACCAGAAACCTTATTTCTGATGAGATTTCATATCAAGATGTGAAGGCATTTATAATGGAGTTTACAAAAGATATTTTTTAATCATACGTCAAATTCGTGAAAGTTTTGTCACTGGAACCTAATTCATTGCAACAGGTTTCCATACAAAAAAATACAATGCTTCAAGGCACCCCTCAAAGCATTGTAAATTCTAGATGTATGCATATAATACCTCTTTCCCATCGGCGTAGCCGATCTCCATCCTTCCTTGCTCGCGTCAGCGAGTGGTCTGTGGAGCTCGGGCAGACCTGGGCCTGGAAGGCCCTGCTAGGGATGGTCCCCTTACTTGTGTCCTTTACTTTTTTTCTAAAGCTATTGTATCAATTCCAAGACCTGAGCCCTTCGCTCCATCTGAAAGGTACAACTTTTGAAGTTCCGCAGTATCTTTCATAGGTTCAAACCTGGCAAATCCTATACATCATCTTCCCAGCCTTTACAAATATCTACCCATCCTTCAGCTCCAGATGCTTTCTCAAGCTCTGCTGGAGTAATCTTTACGGATGTATACTCGTTGCCTCCTGCAGGATGAACATATTCGAATCGCTTCATAGAAACATCCAGCCAGATTGGAATATCCTCAGGCACAGCAAAAGGACAAACACCACCAGGCTGAAAGCCTGTAATCTCCTGCACCTGATCACGTGGAATCATATGAGGCTTGGTATGAAAGTAAGATTTAAACTTTGAGCTGTTCACCTTGCCATCGCCAGCCATAACAACCACAACCGGCTTTTCATCCACTACAAATGACAATGTCTTCGCAATCTCTGGCTCGCTACAACCAATCTGCTGAGCAGCATGCTCCACCGTATCAATAGTCTCTGTATGCTCAGTGAGCCTGTCCCCCAGAGACTTCTCATCTAGGAATGCTTTTACCTTCTCATTAATCATCGCTATACCTCCATGTTAAATTCAATTATAGCGAAGCAATGCTATTAGCAGGAAATAAAAGATTTCTATTGCTAGTTATAAATCTCATCTATAATCTGCCAAAACCATTTTCTCTACTAAGAACGCTAAAACCTCAACCCACACTTTGGGCAATAATCAAAATCTTCAGCTGTCTCATAGCCACAATTTCTACAACGCTTAAAGAAACCTCTGCCCTGGCTCACCTTGGTTAGATCCTGTGGTTTTATTTGAAGCTCTTCTCCTGCGGCTATTCGCTTTCCTATCTCCGGATCAAGTTCATAGACTGTACCACAACAACTCATCTGAACATAATATCTTCTATTCCATTTGAATGTAGGAATAAAGAAAAGCGATAAGACTGTATATATCGTGAAGACCTGATATCTTCCATACTTTCCACAGCTATCGCATATTACGGTCTGACTAAAATCAAAGTCTTTGCGACCATCAGTAATTCCCATTATAAAAAACATAAGCCTCTACTTTTCCTTAAAAATCTCATTATCCTTATCAAAGAATACCCAGTCGCCTTCATTGATATCCTTGGCCAGCAGCTCTGCGTCTGCCACCTCCATATCAATCTCCTGTCCTGTCTCGTCACGTAATCGGAGCAACACCTGAAACTGATATCCCTCTGGTCTCTCCTCACAGCCATAATCTGCTTCTTGGATTCTTTTTACAATGTACTTCAAGCTAATTTCCTTCTTT contains:
- a CDS encoding YbaK/EbsC family protein; the protein is MINEKVKAFLDEKSLGDRLTEHTETIDTVEHAAQQIGCSEPEIAKTLSFVVDEKPVVVVMAGDGKVNSSKFKSYFHTKPHMIPRDQVQEITGFQPGGVCPFAVPEDIPIWLDVSMKRFEYVHPAGGNEYTSVKITPAELEKASGAEGWVDICKGWEDDV
- a CDS encoding zinc ribbon domain-containing protein, whose product is MFFIMGITDGRKDFDFSQTVICDSCGKYGRYQVFTIYTVLSLFFIPTFKWNRRYYVQMSCCGTVYELDPEIGKRIAAGEELQIKPQDLTKVSQGRGFFKRCRNCGYETAEDFDYCPKCGLRF